Part of the candidate division WOR-3 bacterium genome, ATCCCACCTTGAGTCACTCATAGGAGCTTGAGAAACTAAAAGTAAAGAAAGAAATAATAACATAAAACCTCCTTTTTTTCTTTTTCTTGTTAAATTTGGTGTTTCCTCTTGAAGGATTTAAGAGATCTTTGAATCTTTATACTTTTCAAAAGAACAAATTTAACAAGAAATTTAAATCTTCTTAAATTTCTAAAAATTACCTTTAATCTGGATTAAAGTCTCTTTTATAAAGCTTAACGCTTTTTAGTTTTCTTCATCACCTCCTTTCAGTTTTTAAATTGTTAATTATAATATTCATTTTTTATTTGTCAATATATTGAAAAGTAATTAATACTTGACAAGAAAGATTTTTTTTGTTATTTTTTAAAAAATAAATATTATAAAATAATAGTAAAAAATTTTTAAATTTTATTTGATAGAGGGTTTGAAATGAAAAAAAGATTAAAACGAAAAGATAGTTTCTTTAATGCTTACGAAGAGAAAATAGAACTAATATTGGATGTTATGTCTGAACTTGTGGTTCTTCAAGACTCTAACCACCGAATTTTGTGGGCAAATAAAGCTGCCGGAGATTCTGTTAAGAAAGATCCAAAAGCTCTTCTTGGTAGGAATTGCTTTGAAATCTGGGCTAAGAGAAAGAGAGTTTGTGAGAAATGCCCTGTTGATAGAGCTTTGAAGAGTGGTGAAGTAGAGGAAGGAGAAATAGAAACATCCGATGGTAGATTTTGGTTAATAAAAGGCTATCCAATAAAAAATGATGAAGGGAAAGTGGTGAACGTTTTAGAAGTTACAAGTGATATAACAAAAAGAAAAAAAATAGAACAAGTGTTAAGAGAAACAGAAGAACTGTATAAAACACTTGTTGATACCTCCCCTTATGGAATCACAGTGACAGACTTAGATGGAGAAATAACTTTTGTTTCAAAGGGAACTCTTGAAGCACATGGATATAAAGGAGCAGAAGAAGTTATTGGGAAGAAAGCTCTTGATTTATTTGCACCTTTTGAAAGAAAAAGAGCAAGGGTAGAATTTAGTGAGCTTCTAAAAGGAAAAGTGATAAAGAACGCAGAATATACTTTGTTGAGAAAAGATGGTTCCACTTTTATTGGAGAGATTTCTGCTTCTTTAATAAAAAGTAAAGAGGGAATTCCTCAGGCTTTTATGGGCTGTATGAGGGATGTAACAAAGAGAAAGGAATATGAAAAAAGTCTAAAGGAGAAAGAAGCCTTTAATTATGCATTATTTAATTATAGCCCTGCCGAGACCATTGTTGTGGATAAGAAAGGCAGGATAATTAAGACAAATCTTGCGAAAAGACGGTCAGGGAATAGAATTCCTAAAATTGGAGATGTGATGTATAAAGATTATGGGGGAAAACACGAGATAGATATGCACAAAGAATTGATGGATTGTATAAAGAGAGGGAAAGGAAAAGAGTTTCCTGTAATGAAATATAAAGATAAGTATTTGTCTATTAGTATAGCCCCTTTCCCTGAAGGAGCGATAATAATTTCTGAAGATATAACTGAGAGGATAAAGGCAGAAAAAGCTTTAAGGGAAAGTGAACAAAAATTTCGTTCAATTGTGGAAACACTCCCAGGATTTCTTACAATAACAGATAAAGAAGGGAGGAATTTTTATGTAAGTCAAAATTGTAAAGAAATTACAGGGTATTCGAAAGAAGAGTTGGAAAATAAGTTTGTTTGGTGGGTTCATAAAGACGATGAGAAGAAAGCAAGGAAAGTTTTTGAGGAAGCTTTAAGAAATCATAAAGGTGGTAGAAATTTTGAATATAAGGCTATAAGGAAAGACGGAAGTGTTTGGTATGCTTCCAGTTCCTGGGAACCAATGATAGATGAGAAAGGAGTTTTTCAAGGATTCGTCCTTCATACAATTGACATTTCTGACCGTAAACTAATGGAAGAAGAAATGTTGAAAGCTCAGAAACTTGAATCCATTGGTATTCTTGCTGGAGGAATTGCTCACGACTTCAATAATTTTCTTACAGGAATCCTTACAAATCTCTCTCTTGCAAGATTAAAAATAAACCCAGAGGATGAGCTTTATGATATAATAACCGAATCTGAAAGAATTGCTCAAAATGCCAAAAGCTTATCACATCAACTATTGGTTTACTCTAAAGGTGGAGTTCCTGTAAAGGAAAAAGCTTCTATAAAAGAATTAATTATGGAGTCTGCAAATTTTGTTCTTACAGGTTCTAAATCAAAATGTAATTTTGATTTTCAGGAGGATCTTTGGGAAGTGGAGATAGATAAAGGACAAATGATTCAGGTTATGAACAATTTGTTTTTTAATGCAATTGAGGCTATGCCTGGGGGTGGTTTTATATATGTTAAGGCAGAAAATGTGGAAGTTAGTGAGAAAGAAAATTTACCTCTTGAGGAAGGTAAGTATGTAAAGATAACTATAAAGGATACAGGGATTGGAATTCCTAAGGAACATTTATCAAGAATATTCGATCCCTTTTTTACAACAAAGGAAAAGGGGAGTGGGCTTGGTCTTTCAACAGTTTTCTATATAATTAGAAAACATAGAGGGTATATCTATGCAGAATCTGAGTTAGGAGTTGGTAGTTCTTTTTATATTTATCTTCCAGCTATTCCTGAGCAGAGAGAAAGACAAAAGATAGAAAAGAAATTAATTGAGTATAAAGGAAAAGTTTTAATTATGGACGATAAATCTTTTATAAGGAAGGCAGCAAAAAAGGCTTTAAGTTTGCTTGGATATGAAGTGGGGGAAGCCGAAAATGGAGAAGAGGCAATTATTTTGTACAAAGAGGCAATGGAAAATAGAGAGCCTTATGATGTAGTGATTCTTGATCTTACAGTTCCTGGAGCTATGGGAGGTCTTAAAACTTTGAAAGAACTAAAGAAAATTGATCCAAAGGTGAAAACTATTGTCTCTAGTGGTTATTCTGATGACCCTGTAATGGCTGATTATAAAAAATTTGGATTTGATGGAATAATTAGAAAACCTTATGAATATAAAAAACTCGTTGAAGTTGTTAGCGCTTTAGTAGAGAGAAAGTAGAATTATCCGGGACACCGTTCAATCCCTGTTGACATTATTAAAACTTTTGTTATATTCCATCCATGAGTGAAGTGCTTGATCAAGTAGAGTTTAGGAAACAACATCTGGAAGAAATAAGAAAAAGAGGGATAAATCCTTATCCTTATAAATTTGATCGAACCGATTTTAATAAGAATATTAAAGATAATTTTGCTTCTTTTGAGAACAAAAAAGTGGCTTCTGCAGGAAGAATTATGAAAATCCGTAGCCACGGTAAGAGCACATTTTTAGATATTCAGGATTTTTCGGGTTCTATTCAGGCTTATTTTAATAAAGAGCTTCTTCCTAATAGTTATGATTTAATCAAATATCTTGATATAGGAGATTTTTTAGGGGTGTCTGGGAGGTTGACAAAGACAAAAACTGGTGAAATTACAATATTTGTAGAAGACTTTGCTATCCTTGCAAAGTCTCTCCATCCTCTTCCTGAGAAATGGCATGGCCTTAGTGATAGAGAGGAATGTTATAGAAAGCGATATTTAGACCTTGTTTCAAATGAAGAAAGTATGAAAGTTTTTAAGACAAGAAGTCTTATAATTCAAGAAATAAGAGATTTTTTGAATGAAAAAGGATTTATTGAGGTTGAAACCCCTATTCTTCAGGTGAGATATGGTGGTGGATTTGCGAAACCTTTTAAGACTTATCAGGAGTCCCTTAAGAAGGAATTATATTTGCGTATTGCTGATGAGCTTTATCTTAAACAACTTATAATAGGAGGGATGGAAAGAGTTTACGAGATTGGAAAAGATTTTAGAAACGAAGGAATTGATCGATTTCATAATCCTGAGTTTACAATGTTGGAACTTTATCAGGCTTATGCTGATTATTATGATATGATGGAGATTGTTGAAGAACTTTTTAATCGCCTTCTTGATCGTTTTGTTGGTTCTAAGGTTTTAGAATATCAAGGTAAAAAAGTTTCTTTTGAAAATGGATGGGAAAGGCTATCTTATTATGAAGGTCTTAGAGAGAAAACCGGTATTGATTTTAGAGGCCTTTCTTTTCAGGAGGTTAAGAAAAAAGCATTAGAGTTGAATGTAAAGGTGGAAGGGTTATATACAACAGGAAAAATTCTTGAAGCTATCTTTAAGGAATTTGTAGAGCCCTCCATTGATAAACCAACCTTTATAATGGATTATCCAAAAGATATTTCTCCTCTTGCAAAAGATAAAAGGGACGAAGAGGGAATTGTAGAGAGATTTGAACCATTTCTTTTTGGTATGGAGATTGGAAATGCCTATTCAGAGCTTAACGATCCAATTGAACAAAGAAAAAGATTTGAGGATCAAGCAAAGCTAAGAGAAAAAGGGGATCTTGAAACAGAATCTTTTGATGAGGATTTTCTTTTAGCACTCTCTTATGGGATGCCTCCCACAGGGGGATTAGGGTTAGGAATAGATAGAATTGTTATGATTTTACTAAATCAATCTTCAATTAGAGATGTAATTTTATTTCCTCAACTTAAATGAAAGAAGATTTAAGTAAATTAAAAAAAAATGGAGAAATTTTAGTAAGACTGCCAAATCAATTTCCGGAAGCTGATTTTCCCGTTGAGTTTGAAACTTCAGAACTAACAGCCTTATGTCCTTTTAGTGGCCATCCTGATTTTTATACTCTAAAGATTAGATATAAACCAAAAGACTTTATTGTAGAGCTAAAGAGTGTTAAGCTTTACATTGAGAAATTTAGAAATCTGAGGGTAACTCATGAGACCCTCCTAAATATTATATTTGAGCATTTTAAGTCCCTTTTATCACCCAAATATCTTTTTGTAGAGTTAAAAGTTAATGTGAGGGGTGGGATAAAAACAACTCTTTTTAGAGAAGAAGATTTTGTTCCCGTAGTTTAGAAGGCTTTTATATAAATTTACAAAAAGAGTTAACCTCTTGACTTATTAATGCTTTGTTTTTATAATTTAAAAATGGAGGAGACTCAATGAATATCAAATTTATCAAGAATTTAATAAATGTATTAGAAAAGAGTAATATAGAAGAGATTGAAATTCAACGCTTTTGGACAAGAATAAGATTGACAAAGAATAAACAAGAGAAGAGTTCTCTCCCTAAGACAAAAACTTTAATTTCAGAAACAATAGAGGTCAAAGAAAAAGAAGAAAAGAAAGTTGAAGAAAAGCCAATAAAGGAAGAAGTAATAAAAGAAGATAAAGATCTCCATATTATAAGATCTCCAATGGTTGGAACTTTTTATCAAGCTCCTTCTCCAGATGCTCCTCCTTATGTGGAGGTTGGGGATGTGGTTAAGAAAGGAGATGTAGTTTGTATCATAGAAGCTATGAAAATAATGAATGAGATTGAGTCTGATGTTAGAGGAGAAATTGTTGAAATTTTAGTCTCTAACGAACAGCCTGTAGAATATAATCAACCATTATTTGTTGTGAGGAAATTATAGCTATGGATATTAAGCCACTTTTAAAGAAAATGATAGAGGTAGAAGCTTCGGATCTCCATCTTAAAGTTGGGATACCCCCAATTTTGAGAATTAATGGGGAACTCGTTCCTATGGAGATGAACAAACTTACAAAAGAGGATCTCAGGATAATCGCTTCTTCCCTTATGACAAAGAAACAACAGGAGGCTTTTTTAAGGGAGAAAGAGGCAGATTTTGGAATTGGAATTCCAGGGATTTCTAGGTTTAGAGTCAATATATACGTTCAAAGAGGAAGTATTGCTCTTGCCATAAGACCTATTTCAAGAGAAATAAAAACAATTGAAGAGTTAAATTTACCTCCTGTTTTAAATGAGTTAGCTTCTCTACCAAGAGGTTTAATTCTTGTTACAGGAACAACAGGTTCGGGGAAATCAACAACTTTAGCGTCAATGATTGATCAAATTAATAAGAGTAAAAGAAAGCATATCATTACTATTGAAGATCCAATTGAATATCTCCTTATAGATAAAAAGTCTATCATTTCTCAAAGAGAGATTGGAACAGACACTAAAAGCTTTGCTAATTCTCTAAAGTATATCTTGC contains:
- a CDS encoding PAS domain S-box protein, giving the protein MKKRLKRKDSFFNAYEEKIELILDVMSELVVLQDSNHRILWANKAAGDSVKKDPKALLGRNCFEIWAKRKRVCEKCPVDRALKSGEVEEGEIETSDGRFWLIKGYPIKNDEGKVVNVLEVTSDITKRKKIEQVLRETEELYKTLVDTSPYGITVTDLDGEITFVSKGTLEAHGYKGAEEVIGKKALDLFAPFERKRARVEFSELLKGKVIKNAEYTLLRKDGSTFIGEISASLIKSKEGIPQAFMGCMRDVTKRKEYEKSLKEKEAFNYALFNYSPAETIVVDKKGRIIKTNLAKRRSGNRIPKIGDVMYKDYGGKHEIDMHKELMDCIKRGKGKEFPVMKYKDKYLSISIAPFPEGAIIISEDITERIKAEKALRESEQKFRSIVETLPGFLTITDKEGRNFYVSQNCKEITGYSKEELENKFVWWVHKDDEKKARKVFEEALRNHKGGRNFEYKAIRKDGSVWYASSSWEPMIDEKGVFQGFVLHTIDISDRKLMEEEMLKAQKLESIGILAGGIAHDFNNFLTGILTNLSLARLKINPEDELYDIITESERIAQNAKSLSHQLLVYSKGGVPVKEKASIKELIMESANFVLTGSKSKCNFDFQEDLWEVEIDKGQMIQVMNNLFFNAIEAMPGGGFIYVKAENVEVSEKENLPLEEGKYVKITIKDTGIGIPKEHLSRIFDPFFTTKEKGSGLGLSTVFYIIRKHRGYIYAESELGVGSSFYIYLPAIPEQRERQKIEKKLIEYKGKVLIMDDKSFIRKAAKKALSLLGYEVGEAENGEEAIILYKEAMENREPYDVVILDLTVPGAMGGLKTLKELKKIDPKVKTIVSSGYSDDPVMADYKKFGFDGIIRKPYEYKKLVEVVSALVERK
- the lysS gene encoding lysine--tRNA ligase, with product MSEVLDQVEFRKQHLEEIRKRGINPYPYKFDRTDFNKNIKDNFASFENKKVASAGRIMKIRSHGKSTFLDIQDFSGSIQAYFNKELLPNSYDLIKYLDIGDFLGVSGRLTKTKTGEITIFVEDFAILAKSLHPLPEKWHGLSDREECYRKRYLDLVSNEESMKVFKTRSLIIQEIRDFLNEKGFIEVETPILQVRYGGGFAKPFKTYQESLKKELYLRIADELYLKQLIIGGMERVYEIGKDFRNEGIDRFHNPEFTMLELYQAYADYYDMMEIVEELFNRLLDRFVGSKVLEYQGKKVSFENGWERLSYYEGLREKTGIDFRGLSFQEVKKKALELNVKVEGLYTTGKILEAIFKEFVEPSIDKPTFIMDYPKDISPLAKDKRDEEGIVERFEPFLFGMEIGNAYSELNDPIEQRKRFEDQAKLREKGDLETESFDEDFLLALSYGMPPTGGLGLGIDRIVMILLNQSSIRDVILFPQLK
- the queF gene encoding preQ(1) synthase, whose translation is MKEDLSKLKKNGEILVRLPNQFPEADFPVEFETSELTALCPFSGHPDFYTLKIRYKPKDFIVELKSVKLYIEKFRNLRVTHETLLNIIFEHFKSLLSPKYLFVELKVNVRGGIKTTLFREEDFVPVV
- a CDS encoding PilT/PilU family type 4a pilus ATPase, which produces MDIKPLLKKMIEVEASDLHLKVGIPPILRINGELVPMEMNKLTKEDLRIIASSLMTKKQQEAFLREKEADFGIGIPGISRFRVNIYVQRGSIALAIRPISREIKTIEELNLPPVLNELASLPRGLILVTGTTGSGKSTTLASMIDQINKSKRKHIITIEDPIEYLLIDKKSIISQREIGTDTKSFANSLKYILRQDPDIIMIGEIRDAETMETALKAADTGHLVFSTLHTLNAAETINRIITFFPPYQHQHIRVLLSSVLRGIISLRLLPKKDGTGRIPATEILVSTPTIREYLLDEQKTPLIMEAIREGTKYGMHSFDQSVMDLYRNGIVDLETALENVNNPDEFKMRLKGIEQTSKRW
- the accB gene encoding acetyl-CoA carboxylase biotin carboxyl carrier protein — translated: MNIKFIKNLINVLEKSNIEEIEIQRFWTRIRLTKNKQEKSSLPKTKTLISETIEVKEKEEKKVEEKPIKEEVIKEDKDLHIIRSPMVGTFYQAPSPDAPPYVEVGDVVKKGDVVCIIEAMKIMNEIESDVRGEIVEILVSNEQPVEYNQPLFVVRKL